In Vitis vinifera cultivar Pinot Noir 40024 chromosome 11, ASM3070453v1, a genomic segment contains:
- the LOC100241339 gene encoding uncharacterized protein LOC100241339 translates to MGSERGREMRERGEESPQDSCFLSPLKTLFASFKILLRNPKVFVSIFALATLPLSLLLFSLSLSSHPIKSQIYHLEAVAALSPTRFEARHVWKESRAYAISLVRLNALFFFPCYALSLLAAITAVHSTGLSCNGKRPTLDTALTAVRTTWKKPLVTTICVYAVMLVYVLLQRTLVAAAAEAGGLGPVAVVVALVGLGVEVYLMAVLSLGVVVSVMEELWGWDAIGSGWGLMEGRRFSGWVLSGILVLGSGCIGWEMEETMEGGDWWSVSGWRVMGFGNKLWLVCLFGVVVLWSYVVNTVFYCECRRRQQVMRGEHESDIAV, encoded by the coding sequence ATGGGAAgtgagagagggagggagatgCGGGAGAGAGGTGAGGAATCGCCCCAAGATTCTTGTTTTCTCTCCCCTCTCAAAACCCTCTTCGCTTCATTCAAAATTCTACTCAGAAATCCTAAAGTTTTTGTTTCCATATTTGCCCTCGCCACTCTCCCGCTTTCCCTCCTCCTCTTCTCCCTATCTCTTTCCTCCCACCCAATCAAATCCCAAATCTACCATCTGGAGGCAGTGGCTGCCCTCTCCCCAACACGCTTCGAGGCTCGCCATGTCTGGAAGGAGTCACGTGCCTACGCCATCTCCCTCGTTCGCCTCAACgccctcttcttcttcccatGCTACGCCCTCTCCCTCCTCGCCGCCATAACCGCCGTCCACTCCACCGGCCTCTCCTGCAACGGAAAGCGCCCCACTCTTGACACGGCGCTCACGGCCGTCAGGACCACATGGAAGAAACCCTTGGTCACCACCATCTGTGTCTACGCCGTCATGCTGGTGTACGTGCTCCTCCAGCGCACATTAGTCGCGGCCGCCGCCGAGGCCGGTGGTCTGGGTCCGGTGGCGGTGGTGGTGGCGCTTGTGGGGTTGGGTGTGGAGGTGTACCTGATGGCGGTGCTGAGCCTGGGAGTGGTGGTTTCTGTGATGGAGGAGCTATGGGGGTGGGATGCGATTGGGAGCGGGTGGGGTTTGATGGAGGGGAGGAGGTTTAGCGGGTGGGTATTGTCGGGAATCCTAGTGTTGGGGTCGGGTTGTATTGGGTGGGAGATGGAGGAGACGATGGAGGGCGGAGATTGGTGGAGTGTGAGTGGCTGGAGGGTGATGGGGTTTGGGAATAAACTGTGGTTGGTGTGTCTGTTTGGGGTGGTTGTGCTGTGGAGTTATGTTGTGAATACAGTTTTTTACTGCGAGTGTAGAAGACGGCAGCAGGTGATGAGAGGAGAACATGAATCTGATATTGCAGTTTGA